The following proteins come from a genomic window of Nostoc sp. ATCC 53789:
- a CDS encoding VOC family protein has translation MKLQLTHLRLLVSNYKDSFLFYRDLLKFDVDWGDEESGYAELNTGYLKLGLFKKELMAEVVPRIEQPSYIVNRDKIVLVFAVDNVDEVYNQVKNQNSIVVTEPQDRPDWGIRTAHFRDPDGNLIEIYSNLGIVS, from the coding sequence ATGAAGCTTCAGCTAACACACCTGAGACTACTTGTCTCCAACTACAAAGATTCTTTTCTGTTCTACCGGGATCTGCTGAAATTTGATGTCGATTGGGGCGATGAAGAGAGCGGATATGCTGAGTTGAATACCGGATATCTCAAGTTGGGTTTGTTCAAAAAAGAATTAATGGCTGAAGTAGTTCCAAGAATTGAACAGCCTTCATACATTGTCAATCGAGATAAAATAGTCTTGGTTTTCGCAGTCGATAACGTGGATGAGGTTTATAACCAAGTAAAAAATCAGAATTCGATCGTTGTGACTGAACCGCAAGATCGCCCAGACTGGGGAATTCGCACCGCTCATTTTCGCGATCCTGATGGCAATCTCATCGAAATTTACAGCAATCTAGGAATTGTCAGTTAA
- the miaE gene encoding tRNA isopentenyl-2-thiomethyl-A-37 hydroxylase MiaE — protein MLTQLPTINVLKQPTSSAWVEQAIANLDIILLDHSHCERKAAGVALNMMFRYPSNTKMVRELTAIAREELEHFELVNQWLERRNIPLAPLPPPPYGAGLKAQVRPKEPERFLDSLLVTGLIEARSHERLGLLAAHCPEPELAKFYRGLMASEARHYGIYWVLAATYFDREIVMQRLDELAIVESELLATLHPEPRIHS, from the coding sequence GTGCTTACTCAGTTACCGACTATCAACGTCCTAAAACAGCCCACTAGCTCTGCTTGGGTTGAACAAGCGATCGCTAACCTAGACATCATCTTACTCGACCACTCTCACTGTGAACGCAAAGCAGCAGGTGTGGCTTTAAATATGATGTTTCGCTACCCTTCCAATACTAAAATGGTGCGGGAACTGACTGCGATCGCCCGCGAGGAACTAGAACACTTTGAGCTAGTTAACCAATGGTTAGAACGCCGGAATATTCCCTTAGCTCCCTTACCACCGCCTCCCTACGGTGCAGGTTTAAAAGCTCAAGTTCGCCCCAAAGAACCTGAGCGATTTCTGGATTCCTTACTAGTCACTGGTTTAATTGAAGCTCGTTCTCACGAACGTCTGGGACTATTAGCTGCTCACTGTCCAGAGCCAGAGTTAGCAAAATTTTATCGTGGCCTAATGGCATCCGAAGCGCGTCACTACGGTATATATTGGGTTTTAGCTGCTACTTATTTCGACAGAGAAATTGTCATGCAACGGCTTGATGAATTAGCAATTGTCGAAAGCGAGTTGCTGGCGACTTTGCACCCAGAACCTAGAATTCACAGTTAG
- a CDS encoding CheR family methyltransferase, with the protein MTSADRDPKFENLLIYLRQSRGFDFTGYKRSTLMRRVRKRMQSLNIENFEEYLDYLEVYPEEFNYLFNTILINVTAFFRDLPAWEYLAEEILPNLIRNKNTSDQIRIWSAGCASGEEAYTLAMLMAEILGAEEFRQRVKIYATDVDEEALNQARQATYSAKDVQAVSDELRQKYFEIVGNRYVFRQDLRRSVIFGRHDLLQDAPISRLDLLVSRNTLMYFNSETQGRILARFHFALNDTGYLFLGKAEMLLMHSSLFTPIDLKNRIFSKVSSVNIRDRLLVMANSVDDESSSRVSRHLRLRDMGFDTSPIAQVVIDITGSLVMVNEQARTLFALSPKDLARPFQDLELSYRPIELRSLIERAYTERRPVSLTNVERYLSNTETQYLDVRITPLQETDTSFLGVSISFHDVTRYIKLQDALQRSQQELETTNEELQSTNEELETTNEELQSTNEELETTNEELQSTNEELETMNEELQSTNEELQTINNELSERTTELNHTNIFLVSILRSLQTGIVVIDGSFNISIWNYMVEDLWGLRTDEVLGKSIFSLDIGLPVEQLRSPLRDSLSGKKQFQEMILDATNRRGRQIKCYLAITPLLGMDIQGAVLMMADVERVHSMISSQDMEERRQQE; encoded by the coding sequence ATGACTTCCGCAGACAGAGATCCCAAATTTGAAAATCTACTGATTTATCTCAGACAAAGCCGGGGATTTGATTTTACAGGCTATAAACGCTCGACTTTGATGCGCCGAGTCCGCAAGCGGATGCAGTCATTGAACATAGAAAACTTTGAAGAGTATTTAGACTACCTAGAAGTTTATCCAGAAGAATTCAATTATCTTTTTAACACTATCTTAATTAACGTCACCGCTTTTTTTCGAGATTTACCAGCTTGGGAATACCTAGCAGAAGAAATACTGCCTAATCTGATTAGGAATAAAAATACTTCTGACCAAATCCGCATCTGGAGTGCTGGTTGTGCTTCTGGGGAAGAAGCTTATACCTTAGCAATGTTGATGGCTGAAATATTGGGAGCAGAGGAATTTCGCCAACGAGTGAAAATCTATGCCACAGATGTAGATGAAGAGGCTCTCAACCAAGCTCGTCAAGCTACGTATTCAGCAAAAGATGTTCAGGCGGTATCAGATGAACTCCGGCAAAAATACTTTGAGATTGTCGGTAATCGCTATGTTTTTCGCCAAGACTTGCGCCGCTCAGTGATTTTTGGCCGTCACGATCTGCTTCAAGATGCGCCCATTTCGCGCTTAGATTTGCTGGTTAGTCGCAATACATTAATGTACTTTAATTCTGAGACTCAAGGGCGAATTCTGGCGCGGTTTCATTTTGCACTTAATGATACTGGTTATCTATTTTTGGGGAAAGCAGAGATGCTATTGATGCATTCTAGTCTCTTTACTCCAATAGACTTAAAAAACCGGATATTTAGTAAGGTATCGTCGGTTAATATACGCGATCGCCTCCTAGTTATGGCAAATTCAGTAGATGACGAATCTAGCAGCCGTGTGTCTCGACATTTGCGGCTGCGAGACATGGGTTTCGACACATCACCAATCGCGCAAGTAGTCATTGATATCACTGGCTCTCTGGTAATGGTGAATGAGCAGGCACGGACTTTGTTTGCCCTTTCCCCCAAAGATTTAGCTCGTCCTTTCCAGGATCTAGAACTTTCCTATCGACCGATTGAATTGCGATCGCTAATTGAACGGGCTTATACTGAACGCCGCCCTGTCAGCCTGACAAATGTAGAGCGCTATTTGTCTAACACAGAAACCCAATATCTAGATGTGCGAATTACGCCTTTGCAAGAAACAGACACCAGTTTTTTAGGTGTTAGCATTTCCTTTCATGATGTCACTCGTTATATTAAACTCCAAGATGCCTTGCAACGCTCGCAACAGGAATTAGAAACTACCAACGAAGAACTCCAATCTACCAATGAAGAATTAGAAACTACTAACGAAGAACTCCAATCTACCAATGAAGAATTAGAAACTACCAACGAAGAACTCCAATCCACCAATGAAGAATTGGAGACGATGAATGAAGAACTTCAATCTACTAATGAAGAATTACAGACAATTAATAACGAACTGAGCGAACGCACCACAGAACTTAATCACACAAATATTTTTTTGGTATCTATTCTCAGAAGTCTGCAAACTGGAATAGTGGTAATTGACGGCAGCTTTAATATCTCAATTTGGAATTACATGGTAGAGGATTTATGGGGACTGCGAACTGATGAAGTTTTAGGAAAGTCTATCTTCAGCCTAGATATTGGGCTACCTGTTGAGCAGTTGCGATCGCCACTCCGCGATTCTCTATCTGGTAAAAAACAATTTCAAGAAATGATCCTTGATGCTACTAATCGTCGAGGTAGGCAAATAAAATGTTACCTGGCAATCACCCCGTTGCTTGGCATGGATATACAGGGAGCAGTTTTAATGATGGCAGATGTAGAGAGAGTCCATAGTATGATTTCTAGTCAAGATATGGAGGAACGGCGGCAACAGGAATGA
- a CDS encoding chemotaxis protein CheB — MIQMAEDAKNNPPPFTNSAFDIVAIAASAGGLTAQIKVLSTLPAEFPAVIVIVQHISPEHPSFMAEILSRRTHITVKQAKEGDYLTPGTAYIAPPNRHLLVNDDGTLSLSQSKLVHFLRPSADLLFESVAATYKERAIAIVLTGTGSDGAMGVEAIKKMGGTVIVQDVKTAEFSGMPSAAIQTGKVDFILPLDEISKALVTLVMGECN, encoded by the coding sequence ATGATTCAGATGGCAGAAGATGCCAAGAATAATCCACCCCCCTTTACTAATAGTGCCTTTGATATTGTGGCGATCGCAGCCTCAGCAGGTGGTCTGACTGCTCAAATTAAAGTGCTATCAACTCTACCCGCAGAATTCCCAGCCGTGATCGTCATTGTGCAACATATTTCTCCTGAACATCCGTCATTCATGGCAGAAATTCTTAGTCGGCGCACGCATATTACCGTCAAGCAGGCAAAGGAAGGAGATTACCTCACCCCAGGAACGGCTTACATTGCCCCACCTAATCGTCACTTGTTGGTTAACGATGACGGCACACTTTCCTTATCACAGTCGAAATTAGTACATTTTTTACGTCCTTCGGCAGACTTATTATTTGAATCGGTTGCAGCCACTTACAAAGAAAGAGCGATCGCCATCGTGCTAACTGGAACAGGTAGCGACGGCGCGATGGGAGTAGAAGCAATCAAAAAAATGGGTGGTACTGTCATTGTCCAAGACGTAAAGACCGCCGAATTTTCCGGGATGCCCTCAGCTGCGATTCAAACTGGCAAAGTAGATTTTATTCTCCCTCTAGATGAAATCTCCAAGGCTCTGGTGACTTTAGTCATGGGAGAATGTAACTAA